The DNA window CCGGTCGAGAGAAAAGCGACGGACTGCCACACGGCAATGAATTGGAGGATGGCCGAAACGCACTTGATCGCAGGAAGAACCACCGGTAGTTCCACTCCCCTGATCTCTTTCGGGAACTTCTCCCGTTCTCCCTATCGGCGGGATTCGCCGGAACTTCGAGAGTTTCTTCCGATCGGCCTGCATTCTACCAAATATACCGGAGCGCCGCTCGTCCCTTATGGCGAACGAGTCCGGATTTCCGTATACTGTCGACAATATCGTTTCACGGGGGATGAGGATGGCGAATGGGGCTCGAAGCGACTCCATCGTGAGGGGATTCGCCCTCTCCTCGGTGTTCTGGCTGCTGGTCGGGCTGGGGATCGGGCTGTGGCTGGCGGCCGAGATGATCTACCCCGCCCTCAACCTCGCGCCGTGGCTCGCGTTCGGCCGCCTGCGGGTGGTCCACACCAACGGCCTGATCTTCGGGTTCACCCTCGCCGGGATCTTCGCCTGCAGTTTTTATATGCTCGAAAAGCTGACCCGGACTCCGCTCGCGTTCCCGGGCCTCGCGAAAGCCCAGCTCTGGCTGTTCAACATCGCCATCGCCCTGGCGGCCCTCTCCCTGTTCGCCGGGTTGAACACCTCCAAGGAATACTCGGAGCTGGAGTGGCCTCTCGACATCGTGGTGGTGGCCCTGTGGGTGATGTTCGCCGCGAACGTGATGGGAACGCTCGTCAAGCGGCGGGAGAAGCAGATGTACGTCTCCCTCTGGTTCATCGTCGGCTGCGTGGTCACGGTGGCGGTGGTTTACATCCTGAACAATCTCGCGGTCCCGGTGAGCCTGACAAAATCGTACTCGGTGTACGCAGGCGTGAACGACGCGAACGTCCAATGGTGGTTCGGGCACAACGCCGTCGCGTCGGTCTTCACCTTCCCGATCCTGGCGATGTTCTACTATTTCCTGCCGAAATCCACGGGTCTGCCGATCTACAGCCACCGCCTCTCCATCATCGCCTTCTGGTCCCTCATCTTCGGCTACCTCTGGACCGGGGCGCACCACCTGATGCTGACGCCGGTGCCCGAGTGGATCCAGACGGTCGCGCTCGCCTTCAGCCTGTTCCTCATCGCCCCCTCCTGGGCCTCGGTCCTCAACGGTTTCTACACGATGAACGGGAACTGGGACAAGATGAAATCGAACTACCTTGTCAAGTTCTTCATCCTCGGCATCACCTTCTACGGGCTCCAGACGATCCAGGGACCGACCCAGGCGATCCGGGCGCTCTCCGGGCACCTCCACTTCACCGAGTACATCCCCGGCCATGTCCACATGGGGACGATGGGGTGGGTGACGATGATCATCTCGGCGTCGATGTATTTCATGATGACGAAGATCACCGGCCGGGAGATCCACAGCGTGAAGCTGGCGAACCTCCATTTCTGGCTGATCCTCGTGGGGCAACTCATGTCCACCGCGACCCTCTGGATCGCGGGGATCGTCCAGGGCGCCATGTGGAAAGCCACCAACCCCGACGGCTCCCTCATGTACAACTTCCTGGACTCCGTGGCGGCGATGTACCCGTTCTGGGCCGTCCGGCTCGTCGGCGGCCTTCTCTACTTCGCCGGGATCGCGGTCTTCGCCTACAACCTGTACATGACGTCCCGGCCGATGCCCGGGACGGAATCGCCCGCTTCGAAAGCGGCGAAGTTCCAGGCGGCCTGAGCAAGGAGACGACGGATGCGCTTCGACGGCCTGTACGAGAAACCCGTTCTGTTCGCGATCGCCGCGGTGGCCGTCCTCTCGGTCGGCACGCTGGTCACCACCTTCATCCCCCTCTTCCTCCCGTCGACCCAGCCGGTGAGCCCCCTGATCAGGCCGTACACGGCCGTCGAGGCGGAAGGGAGGGACATCTACATCCGGGAAGGGTGCAACAATTGCCACACGCAGACCGTTCGCCCGATGCGAACCGAGGTGGCGCGGTACGGCGACTATTCGAAGCCCGAGGAATCGGCCTGGGACCGCCCCTTCCTGTGGGGCTCGCGGCGCACGGGGCCGGACCTCGCGCGTCTCGGGGGGAAGTATCCCGACGCATGGCATTACCGCCACATGGCGAACCCGCAGGCGATGTTCGACAGGTCGAACATGCCGGCGTACGCGTGGCTCGCGAAATCGAAGCTCGACACCGCGCTCACGGCCCGGAAGGTGACGATCCTCGGCTACGGGTACGACGGGGCGGAGGTCGCCCGGCAACTGGCGACCTTCCGGCAGACGGTCACGGCGCCGGCCTATCCGTCCGCGCGAGTGCGCTCCCAGGTGACGCCTGCCGCCCTCCAGGGCGAGATCACGGAACTCGACGCGATGGTGGCGTATCTCCAGAAGCTGGGGCGGGACCTGAAGGCGGCGCAGGCAACCGTCGCGGGATCGGCGACCGCCGAGGCGGCGGAGACGAAGAACCCGTACGCGGGGAGCCGCGAGGCCGAAGAGGAAGGCGAGAAGATCTTCAAGGAGAATTGCCGGAGCTGCCACGGTGAAAAAGGGGCCGGGGGGTTCGGTCCGAAGCTTTCGACGACCGCCCACAAATTCGGCAGTTCGGACGGGGACCTGTTCTCCTCCGTCGCCGGGGGGCGGCCGGGAGGGATGCCCTCGTTCCTTCCGCAATTGGGGAAGGACCGGGTGTGGAAGGCGGTCTCTTACATCCGCCGCCTTGAGAGGGAAGGTCGATGACGCATCGCGCGCTGGCCTATCTCCTCTTCACGCTGCTCCTCGCCGGGGTCTTCGCATGGATCATCGCGTACTATTTCAGCCGGAAGCGGTACGACCGCGTGGAAGCGCCGAAACACCGGATGCTGGCAGACGACGATCCCCTGCCCGATTCCACGGGCAGCCGCCGGGAGGGATGATCCGATGGACGAGCCGATAAGGAAGCTGGAAGCCCACAACAAGGTTCCCCGCGGTTTCCTCGTCCTGCTGTTCGGACTGATCGCGTTCGGGGGGTATTACATCGCGGCCTACACTCCAGAATTCAGCGGCTGGTCGCAGTACAAGGTGCTCTCCCGGGAGATGGAGGCGGACAGGGCGAAAGCCTCCGCCGGCGCCGCGAGGATGACCGAGAACCCGTACGAGCGGGATGAAAAGGCCGTGGCGGAAGGGCAGGTCATCTACGCCGAGAAATGCGCGGATTGCCACGGCAGGGAATTGAAGGGAGCGGAAGGCCCGAGCCTGATCGGCCACCTGAAGTTCGGTGAACAGGAT is part of the Candidatus Deferrimicrobium sp. genome and encodes:
- a CDS encoding c-type cytochrome; amino-acid sequence: MDEPIRKLEAHNKVPRGFLVLLFGLIAFGGYYIAAYTPEFSGWSQYKVLSREMEADRAKASAGAARMTENPYERDEKAVAEGQVIYAEKCADCHGRELKGAEGPSLIGHLKFGEQDPGKYESIAKGRPGGMPAFESELGRDRIWKTLAYVDSVREYGKKP
- a CDS encoding cbb3-type cytochrome c oxidase subunit I produces the protein MANGARSDSIVRGFALSSVFWLLVGLGIGLWLAAEMIYPALNLAPWLAFGRLRVVHTNGLIFGFTLAGIFACSFYMLEKLTRTPLAFPGLAKAQLWLFNIAIALAALSLFAGLNTSKEYSELEWPLDIVVVALWVMFAANVMGTLVKRREKQMYVSLWFIVGCVVTVAVVYILNNLAVPVSLTKSYSVYAGVNDANVQWWFGHNAVASVFTFPILAMFYYFLPKSTGLPIYSHRLSIIAFWSLIFGYLWTGAHHLMLTPVPEWIQTVALAFSLFLIAPSWASVLNGFYTMNGNWDKMKSNYLVKFFILGITFYGLQTIQGPTQAIRALSGHLHFTEYIPGHVHMGTMGWVTMIISASMYFMMTKITGREIHSVKLANLHFWLILVGQLMSTATLWIAGIVQGAMWKATNPDGSLMYNFLDSVAAMYPFWAVRLVGGLLYFAGIAVFAYNLYMTSRPMPGTESPASKAAKFQAA
- the ccoO gene encoding cytochrome-c oxidase, cbb3-type subunit II; its protein translation is MRFDGLYEKPVLFAIAAVAVLSVGTLVTTFIPLFLPSTQPVSPLIRPYTAVEAEGRDIYIREGCNNCHTQTVRPMRTEVARYGDYSKPEESAWDRPFLWGSRRTGPDLARLGGKYPDAWHYRHMANPQAMFDRSNMPAYAWLAKSKLDTALTARKVTILGYGYDGAEVARQLATFRQTVTAPAYPSARVRSQVTPAALQGEITELDAMVAYLQKLGRDLKAAQATVAGSATAEAAETKNPYAGSREAEEEGEKIFKENCRSCHGEKGAGGFGPKLSTTAHKFGSSDGDLFSSVAGGRPGGMPSFLPQLGKDRVWKAVSYIRRLEREGR